Genomic window (Helianthus annuus cultivar XRQ/B chromosome 3, HanXRQr2.0-SUNRISE, whole genome shotgun sequence):
CATGGGCTGATTATTTTCCATGTACCATAGTGCGCGAAAGTATTGTTACCGGATTATTTGCTGCCACGCCACCATCAATAAGATTAAATTTAATCTTCTCTTTCTCGTGTATGGTCTCAGATTCAATCTTCTTTTTCTCCTGTATAGTCTGGTATTCAATCTTCTTTTTCTCGTCTGTGGTCTCAGATTCAATCTTTTTTTTCTCACGTTCAGTCTCAAAATAATGGGGAGGAAGATATGTTGGCGCCGCTGATGTTGCTATGCAAATATCCGACAGCTTAAAGTTCATGTATGGTTTTTCCTTAATCTAGTAATATAAGGCGCACTAGACGTTAAATTTATGTATATAAACCTTATGTTTAGTAGCACTAAAAATTATATTGTACGGTCATAGAAGAAGAGAAAAAAAAGATGAAACCTCATAGCTGGAAAAGATAACTGGCTGGAGTTTATTGATGTCAAAGGCTGGAATAACTACATTTGTTAATGTATCTCCTAATTTGATATTGTCTGGAAGATACTCCCTTATGGTGTCATGGAGGCATTGTCCATCATACAGTGGACCCCTTATGCTCTTGATAATTTTTCTAAATTTATAACTGTTATTAAAGAAATTAAAATTACGTCAATGTTGTTTTAAAATACATAAAGCATGAAAGGAACAACAAAAACTATTATATAAAAGGAAGCAAAAAAATATGCAAGAATAAATGGAAAGACTATAAGAACATGCCATTTAGTAACACACCAAGGTATCACTAAAAGTAGAAGATAGTTCCTAGATATTTTCATACCTTATGTACACATTAATATTATAAGTAAATGAGTCTAAGGGTGTGCATCATGTTGGAACCCTAATGAACTAGATACCAATATTTGTGGAATCAAAATCAAAGTAGTCTCTACAAACATTTTCATAAATAACTGGTTTTCTATCCATTAGTTCCACATCAAAGGGCTAGATACACAGGTATGATTTATAATCCCTCACTTTCTcactttatttttcaaaattagCCCTACTACCCTTGTCTATCCTAAGGAAGTTTGCTCTTCTAAGGTATCCTAAGGCAGAAACGATCCACAAATATTTTGATATGTTACGTTCTTATACAATAGCCCACTACCCTCAAAAGAAACATGAGTCACACACATATTCACTAAAAAAAGACCAATGGTACTTTTTCACATCTGATCTTATTGACCACTTCAAACCTGAAACCTCTCATATATTTTCTAGTTGTCTGTAGAAAAGTCTCAAAAGTACTGGTTTAATCTTTCAAAACTTCTATTTGTCTTTGCAAAGACATCGGAAATATCTTTCATGAAGGATGAACATCCGAACATCATAAAAAGAGCAGATTTCACCAACATATCAAAGAGATAAAACTCCAGATAATTGCTCAGACGTCACAAAGTTCATATCCTAACCCACATGAAGGAATGGTGAAATCCAGCTTAGGTATATCCTTTTGATGTGATTACGAGTGAGGCTTCTACTCTTCTGAATGATCTAACTAGATCACAGATTGACACTAGAAACATAGGTAAGACCACCTTGTAgagaacaacaataacaaaatgcATTCTAAGAATGTTATAAAATGTTGGAAGTCCCCCGTAcgaagaacaaggggcatcacaAGATTGTCCCTGCAAGTAGTTCCTACTTCATACATCTAATGatacaaccacctctggtgggTGAGCAGATGATTTCATTAAATTGAATGATGccaaaattttaaacttaagAAATTGATGGAATAAGCTAAGAGCTAGGGTCTCCAATCTCAAGTAGATGGTCACTAAAATGCCTTAAGCTAAGTCTAGCTAAACCATAACTATACCCTAACAGCTGGACTCCTAAAACAGGAGTTTGAAATCACTAAATTGACAAGTCACTCATCACTACCACCAGCAAGAGAAAGCCAAACTACTGGTGAGGTTACAATCACCTCCTTATTTACCAGTAGTAGTGCTACACACTTCTCTCAAAGTCTGCTGATACCAAAAAAGGGAAATTTTGCATGAACTGTCAAAGTTAGTTTTCAAATCAAACACATGTTTTTTTGAGAAATATCGAAAGAATTTTGAAAACGTTCAAGAACAGCCAGTATTCTTCCTACCCCATAAATGATATGTTCTAAAAGTCTTTTACCAATCATTGGAAAAGCAAAGAAGAGTTAAGATGGTAGGTTAATACGGAGTTGTCAAGTTTTTTTAACCTAAACTACTGAAAATGAATAAAAACTAGAAGCTTATGTATATAGCATGATCAGTAGTTTCAAAATCTAGCACTTcacaaaacaggaagttgtttAAATACAAATCTTTATAAGCTTCTGAACGCCAATGCCTTGTCATAACTCTTAGAATCTTAATTATATCATTTGTTGATAAAGGCTTTGTGAAAGACATCTTTCCACATCTCTCACAGTTTTCTATGAATGGAGACACGATCCTCTGTTCTTCTTCTAAGGTCTAAAGAGAAGCCTCTAGTCTTCTCTAACCCAGAGAGTGAGAGAACACAATCACTTAAAAATTAAAATATGTGATGATTAGAGAACCTTTCTCTGAGGTCAGGATGGATGACCATGATGAAGATAAAAGATTTGTAGGTTCCAGATCCAGCGGGTTTAGACGGAAGTTTAGATAGGATGGTACTAATTCGGTAGAAATCTTGCTAGATTTGTCATAAGTCGAATGATTCCATTCATACCGAAAGAGTTTACACCGTTTACAAGCTGGAGAAACAAAATTTCTCTAGCATTACCCTTCTGGGATCTCCAAAACTTATCAACTAACGAAAACATGGCACTATAGAGGTTGGGACGAACGAGCACGTCCGTGTGGATGAGCTTGTCCGTGTGTATGAGTTACATTCGCATGAATGAGTTACATCCTCACGAATGTGTTACATCTATACGAAATTACATCCATACGAAGGTGTGATATCTTTTAAGTATCGACAATACTAATGCATCTCCTGAAGGTAATCCTGCTATCCGGCTTTTACTAAGACTCGGGACTCAAACCCTAAGACATCAATCTTGTCACGATCTGAAGAATGTGAATTTCCTATGATCACAAACAAATAAATCCAGATACTCTGCATCCCCGGACAATCTGAAGTCGGAACCACCCGAACATTGTTGCACGTCTGAATTTCAAAAATGTCGGAATTTcaatatattctaaatatattctaatgaaatttttattccccATCATTTTTTGAAAATTATGACTTCTCTAAAACTTATCACTAACACTGTGTTCGAGAGTTTACTAATGGAAGGAAACGAAAAGAAACATAAggaaaacaaaaatattttgtgtttcagggtttcatttaaggaaggaaaagaaaggaaaataaaacatgtcgtgttcccgagtttcatttaaggaaggaaaagaaaggaaatgaaaGGAAAACTAGACTAAATTATTTAGtttttttctttccttccgattTGGGAGGAAATGGTGGGAAAGACATCTTTTTTTTCTCGtcctttcctttctcacttttactttcttttcttttccttcattaagttaactcgggaacagaGCGTAAATTTCCCCATCAAACTTGGCAAATTCAGTCCTATCTATTCACAGAAAAACTCAACTATGTGGAAAATACGTTATTTTGGGCCACAAAAGTGCGTTTTTTTTTATCCATGCCGGTATTTTCTTATTGGCTCATTAATAGTCACTATAGCAAATGATAAACAGTCTGGATAGGTATCAATGACTACTCCACTATCTTGAAAACCTTGTGATCTCATCATCATATCTATTCTCTGAAGCCCTCATCGGTGTCCCCGAACAACCCGCATTTGTCATTAAAATCTCGAAAAAAAATTTGATTACCAATTTTTTTCTGAATACTCGTCTCGTCAATACGATAAAAAAAGGATTTTTTGGGTACATTCCAATGGATGAAAATTTTACTTTGGTGCGAATGAGCTAATTTTGGAATGAATAAGTACTTTCGTGCGCATGTACTACATTCGTGCAAATGAAGTACTTTCGTGCGGATGTAGTTCCTCCATGTGAACACTGCTAATTCAATTTTTCGATCCAAAATCCTTATTTCAACGAATTTCATGATGATTCTTTCACAGACATGGTCGAAATTCATTTTTAATGAGTCCTATGGTTTCAGCGAATTTCATGATGATTCTTTCAcagactgaaatggttacgaaagtgaaaccacagggactgaaatcacaatttttaaactaatggactgaaatagtgatttttgacaaaacacatggacgaaaacagtaattaactctttttagtCTGACTTGTAAATTCTAACTTCGTTGAATATTTTAATAGATCGTAATTATCCCATATTAATATTGAGTGATCTTATTACCGCCAATCTTGAGGGAAGATCCTAGGGCAGTGTTGGAGGTAGAATTCTTTGATTTCCTGAGCCGAGAACAAAGGACGCCTTTTCTCATTTGGAGCTGTTAACATAGCCGTAATGAGACCACCAGTACTTGTCCCAGCAATTATATCAAAATAGTCTGCTATTCTTGCATCCTTTCCATCTTTTTCCTGAACAATTAACCACACCAGAATTCTAAATAAGATAACAGGCACCCATGATCTTGATCATTTGAATCTCAAGTTTTCAATAAAGTGATACAAAATCATATGTTGTACCTGAAGTTTagcttcaagaaattcaaggatGACAGCTGGGATCAGACCTCTTACTCCACCACCATCAATGCTAAGGACTGTAATATATTTCTCATTAGTTGGGGGCTGAAATATTGAATCTGTTCTCTCCATCTCAGTAGTGATGTATGTTTGGCTTATATTGTGTATAACTACTAGTGACAGGCAGCTCTTTCTTTTTGCGACCGGGGTGTAGCATGCTTTTCTTGGCATTAATATATATAGGCCTATGCTCTCCTTTTCTTGAGACTGTTGAAATAGCCCTTGTTTTATTGTACTGGTTGGTGACTAAATTAGTGTTGACTTAGACTTCCAATAACGAACacataaaaccaaacacaaacgATTTGAAGACCAGCACGTCTAATATtctttataaaaatatacataaccCTAAATTTATACTATGAAGTTATAATCCCTTCACATCCTTAAGTTCGAGGATTGTTCGGTAAATAGTTAATAGATAGTTTATATTGTAAATAGATTAGTTATCAGAGTGCGGGGACTAAAGGTGTAAAGATGAAAGGTTATAACCAAGACCCTTAAAGGGATCGACACATCCCTTTGGGGCATCTACTGATCGACGACAACAAGCACAGAAGGAAGAGACACACCTCTTCAAATCAATTAAGAGCCACAAGATCAAAAGACAGAACAGTTTGTTAAGAGACACGTCTATCGGATCGTACCTTTTAGATTAGTataaggccatggggtatggggcttgggttggggcgtggcccttggggcttggctttcaagtCGGGCGTGAGACGGTATGGACATGCTAGCTGGCTGCCTCCCATTCGTTCACCAGCCACGTCATAGCGGACTTTtctaattttgaattttaaattcaaacgGTTGGGGAAAACCAAACCGCCACCCTCTCCCAACAACCAACCCACTGGTTTCCCCATCCCACGAATccaaccccaccggctacccaTTTCTCTCGAACCCGCTAACCcactggtccccccatcccacgaacccaaccccaccggttaactcactggtccccccatcccacgaacccgcTATGGCATCCTGGACCCATTGAAAAGAAATGACACTCGTCACTAGCgtcgttgacgctatgaagggCCGGCCACCGGCCCAAACAAAATATTGGCCGGACGCACTCGCGgcctaccgacataacgtcggtaacgaccgccacaacctcaacgcgtgccaacataaatggcgcgagatacggcccaagctcgagcgtttcaaggcttactacgaagccgttccgagcggcgagttaagccacgaggaccgggtggcggtggcgaacatagagtttcgaggcaaggagtgaaaggcgttcgacaagatcgacctttttgaaatttatttaacgctctaggtttgttattttgtaatttttagaaattatgtgatttttaggattatgtaatttttaaaattttaatgaagttgtaggttttttttataaatgttgtgtgattttttataatttttttttgtaatttttttttaatattctgCCACGCGGTGGatccaacccaagcccaacccacgccccgccataccctgCGGACccggcggggggggggggggggggctcccattccacATGTCAACAAATGCctcaacccaagcccaacccaaacCGCatcataccccacggtctaaatAGGCATTAGATTTCAAATTGTATTAATCCCTGTACTCATTAAAATCACATGCACAAGATATTCAAGTTTATATTAAAGTTCGATTCAtgtctagagatcaaagatccaTTAAGGCCAACATACTAAACATGAACTAATCCTAAACCTACTTAAATTCTATTTAATATAAATCCTAAGAAACTTGCTAAGATTGTCACTTGAAATAATATTTACAAGTAAATTATATAGTGGATTCACATTATCAACGAGCTGAGTAACATTTGTGATGGGTCTATTATGTATGTAGTAGTTAGAATTATTTTCTTTTTGCATCTCAACTTCCAGTAGGTTCGCACGATCCAATGTTTgcatgtttatatatttttagttatcATTTCCTTGTATTTAAGAAACATTTGG
Coding sequences:
- the LOC110877596 gene encoding patatin-like protein 2; the protein is MPRKACYTPVAKRKSCLSLVVIHNISQTYITTEMERTDSIFQPPTNEKYITVLSIDGGGVRGLIPAVILEFLEAKLQEKDGKDARIADYFDIIAGTSTGGLITAMLTAPNEKRRPLFSAQEIKEFYLQHCPRIFPQDCVSDKGPLYDGQCLHDTIREYLPDNIKLGDTLTNVVIPAFDINKLQPVIFSSYEIKEKPYMNFKLSDICIATSAAPTYLPPHYFETEREKKKIESETTDEKKKIEYQTIQEKKKIESETIHEKEKIKFNLIDGGVAANNPVTILSRTMVHGK